In a single window of the Methanobacterium formicicum DSM 3637 genome:
- a CDS encoding EFR1 family ferrodoxin (N-terminal region resembles flavodoxins. C-terminal ferrodoxin region binds two 4Fe-4S clusters.): METVDFYFFSGTGNTLLVVKKMQETFQENGIPVNLHKIEESNPEDVNLEHTIGLGFPIAELSTYNFVWKFIRALPVTDTATEVFMVDTLGGFSGGIVGPVHEIVKKKGYKPIGAKEIVMPPNIFYIQDEETCHEKVQKGLIKAEEYTLNLINDESKWGRVPVLSDALYYTSIASLKITESNLNQKLLRLETDNEECRRCGICVRLCPVDNITLEEGKPPEHGFNCEYCLRCTSLCPRGAIPCPCNYKGKTYRAVKAKEFLK; the protein is encoded by the coding sequence ATGGAAACAGTGGATTTTTACTTTTTCTCAGGAACCGGAAACACCTTACTTGTGGTTAAAAAGATGCAGGAAACCTTCCAGGAGAACGGTATCCCTGTGAACCTGCACAAAATAGAAGAATCAAACCCGGAAGATGTTAATTTAGAACATACCATTGGCCTGGGATTTCCAATAGCAGAATTATCCACCTACAACTTCGTATGGAAGTTCATCCGGGCACTGCCCGTGACTGATACGGCCACAGAGGTCTTTATGGTGGACACCCTGGGAGGATTCTCAGGGGGCATTGTGGGTCCAGTGCACGAAATAGTCAAAAAGAAGGGATACAAACCTATTGGGGCGAAAGAGATTGTAATGCCTCCCAACATATTCTACATTCAGGATGAGGAAACCTGTCATGAAAAGGTTCAAAAAGGACTCATAAAAGCAGAGGAATATACATTGAATCTTATCAATGATGAATCAAAGTGGGGAAGGGTCCCGGTACTTTCTGATGCACTTTACTACACATCCATTGCCAGTTTGAAGATCACAGAATCCAATCTCAACCAGAAACTGTTACGTCTGGAAACAGATAACGAAGAATGCCGCAGGTGCGGTATATGTGTAAGACTCTGCCCGGTGGATAACATAACCCTGGAAGAAGGAAAGCCACCGGAGCATGGTTTTAACTGCGAATACTGTTTAAGGTGCACATCTTTATGTCCCCGTGGAGCTATTCCCTGCCCCTGCAATTACAAGGGTAAAACATATAGGGCGGTTAAGGCCAAGGAATTTCTAAAATAG
- a CDS encoding 4Fe-4S binding protein has translation MNNKRQKIRKTTLLISFLLFPVTLFYFSPFLIMWGASLGIITGSFLTFTALFILSLFFGRAFCGWACPTGGVQEYCFSINNGNTRGGKYNWIKYFLFVPWITTIALLAVMAGGLTTIDPLFMTKYGVSISEPAIYIIYYGIIFTTIIIVILAGKRANCHYFCFIAPFMIIGTKIKNFFQWPSLHLKANKELCVECKLCKNCPMSLVVKEKVLKEDMHDFECILCGKCVDSCPKGAINYSFGIPKKR, from the coding sequence ATGAACAATAAAAGACAAAAAATCCGAAAAACAACATTACTCATATCATTTTTACTCTTTCCGGTTACATTATTCTATTTTTCCCCATTTTTGATTATGTGGGGAGCATCACTTGGAATAATAACTGGCAGCTTTTTGACCTTCACTGCACTGTTTATCCTGTCTCTGTTTTTTGGAAGAGCATTCTGTGGATGGGCCTGCCCTACTGGTGGAGTTCAGGAATACTGTTTTTCAATAAACAATGGAAACACAAGGGGAGGAAAATATAATTGGATTAAATACTTCCTCTTTGTCCCATGGATAACCACCATAGCACTACTGGCTGTGATGGCTGGAGGATTGACTACCATTGATCCTTTATTCATGACCAAGTATGGAGTTTCCATCTCAGAACCAGCCATATACATTATTTACTATGGAATCATCTTCACAACGATTATAATAGTTATTCTTGCAGGTAAAAGGGCCAACTGCCATTACTTCTGCTTCATAGCTCCATTCATGATCATAGGGACAAAGATTAAAAACTTCTTCCAATGGCCCTCCCTTCACCTGAAAGCCAATAAAGAACTGTGTGTGGAGTGTAAGTTATGTAAAAATTGCCCGATGAGTCTTGTTGTGAAAGAAAAAGTACTTAAAGAAGATATGCACGACTTTGAATGTATTTTATGCGGAAAATGCGTGGATTCATGCCCTAAAGGAGCTATAAATTATTCTTTTGGCATACCCAAAAAGAGGTAG
- a CDS encoding TetR/AcrR family transcriptional regulator yields MVPRKPREERINEITQAAIDVFLEKGYENTTMDTIAKKAGISKGGLYHYFPSKDMVLVSANEKISEKVGEIMESAGCCSSVREGILYYIENYIRYWLEHPKETAFLFLSIAKMLENPELLKYYQQYTSDYVAFFEGAFNLGIQLGEFKPHNVKASAITLMAALDGVLSYMIFDEELVLEEVVKQFEEKFITPIEV; encoded by the coding sequence ATGGTTCCAAGAAAACCCCGGGAAGAAAGAATAAATGAGATAACACAGGCAGCAATTGATGTATTCCTGGAAAAAGGTTACGAAAACACTACAATGGATACTATTGCTAAAAAAGCAGGGATAAGTAAAGGTGGACTTTACCATTACTTCCCCAGCAAAGACATGGTGTTGGTATCGGCCAATGAGAAAATTAGCGAAAAAGTAGGGGAAATAATGGAAAGCGCAGGGTGTTGTTCATCAGTCCGTGAAGGAATCCTGTATTATATCGAAAATTACATTCGCTACTGGCTGGAACATCCCAAAGAAACTGCCTTCCTGTTTCTTTCAATTGCAAAAATGCTGGAAAATCCGGAGTTATTAAAGTACTACCAGCAGTACACCTCAGATTATGTGGCCTTTTTTGAAGGTGCATTCAACCTGGGGATCCAGCTGGGTGAATTCAAACCCCACAATGTGAAAGCCAGTGCCATAACATTGATGGCAGCACTGGACGGTGTTTTAAGTTACATGATATTTGATGAAGAATTAGTACTGGAAGAAGTTGTTAAACAATTTGAAGAAAAGTTCATCACACCCATTGAGGTCTAA
- a CDS encoding B12-binding domain-containing radical SAM protein, with protein MKEKRKGKVLLVGAEDEENLAIRYLGAELQKKGHTVRIVPCSNNDDFSGVLKELKTFDPDIVAVSMAFQSLAPMFLELILNIKETKPGVHVTVGGHFPTFEFEKLLEYETIDSVIRFEGEHSIVGLADALVNDKSSFNKLKLNKNLSDISESLLDTPKRLSNISNFEKNLSKIPNLVYKSAGEKSTIKENHLIRKFPDLDYLPFPLRNETPHNRLGERFATLITSRGCFHSSCIYCCIGAFHKQKTGLPYSLRSPENVAREMGKLYHQHKVRLFQFHDDNFLLPSKKSSHARLNSLKKSLIEEKVELEDIALLIKTRPEGVDQDILTILEEMGTVGVFLGVENASDSGLKVLARSSTVDEINHSLKLLEDLNMGVTFNLLMFHPRATLEEINENICFMNMNKKLAFDFGRAEIVAGSPLEQFVKRKGLLMGQWPHWDYRIQDDAVEKMFRLNSLTFYRENSPYPELSHKLIALSYRSNLLQHFYPGKKSEKLQDETKCLIRDTNEFTLQSLLEIYNLVAEKIIEDDINGLFKKMNVFYENSTKKASEMAGKMGRFQLVEKKFQDRGVSDYFQNSPTMEKIFRI; from the coding sequence ATGAAAGAAAAGAGAAAAGGAAAAGTCCTCCTGGTAGGTGCAGAAGACGAAGAAAACTTGGCTATCAGGTATCTGGGAGCTGAACTCCAGAAAAAAGGACATACGGTTAGAATTGTCCCCTGCTCAAATAACGATGATTTTTCAGGGGTTTTAAAGGAATTGAAAACATTTGATCCCGATATTGTGGCAGTTTCAATGGCCTTCCAGTCACTAGCACCCATGTTCCTGGAACTTATCTTAAACATAAAAGAAACTAAACCAGGAGTACACGTAACTGTGGGAGGGCATTTTCCCACCTTTGAATTTGAAAAATTATTAGAATACGAAACCATTGATTCAGTAATTCGTTTTGAGGGAGAACACTCCATTGTAGGACTGGCAGATGCCCTGGTGAATGATAAAAGTTCATTTAATAAACTTAAATTAAATAAAAATTTATCAGATATCTCTGAAAGCTTATTAGATACTCCTAAAAGATTATCAAATATCTCCAATTTCGAAAAAAACTTATCAAAAATTCCTAACTTAGTCTATAAATCGGCTGGAGAAAAATCAACAATAAAAGAGAATCATCTTATTCGGAAATTCCCTGATCTGGATTATTTACCATTCCCACTACGTAATGAAACCCCCCATAACAGGTTGGGTGAGAGATTTGCCACCCTCATCACCAGTAGGGGATGTTTCCATTCCAGTTGTATTTACTGCTGTATTGGTGCGTTTCATAAACAAAAAACAGGACTCCCCTATTCATTGAGATCTCCAGAAAATGTTGCCAGGGAAATGGGAAAACTTTATCACCAGCATAAAGTGAGATTATTTCAGTTTCATGACGATAACTTCCTTTTACCCTCTAAAAAGAGCTCCCACGCTCGCCTGAATTCTTTGAAAAAATCATTAATAGAGGAGAAAGTGGAACTGGAGGATATTGCTCTTTTAATTAAAACCCGCCCCGAAGGTGTTGATCAGGATATTTTAACTATTTTAGAAGAAATGGGCACAGTAGGTGTGTTTTTGGGAGTTGAAAATGCAAGTGACAGTGGATTAAAAGTCCTGGCTCGTTCTTCAACTGTAGATGAAATTAATCATTCCCTGAAACTCCTGGAAGATTTAAACATGGGCGTTACTTTTAATCTGCTGATGTTCCATCCACGGGCCACCCTAGAAGAGATCAACGAGAACATATGCTTCATGAATATGAACAAAAAACTGGCATTTGATTTTGGTAGGGCGGAAATTGTGGCTGGCTCCCCACTTGAACAGTTTGTTAAACGTAAAGGACTTTTAATGGGCCAGTGGCCTCACTGGGATTATCGAATTCAGGATGATGCTGTTGAGAAGATGTTCCGCCTCAACAGTCTCACATTTTACAGGGAAAACTCACCCTACCCTGAACTATCCCATAAACTAATAGCATTATCCTATCGCTCCAACTTACTCCAACATTTTTATCCAGGCAAAAAATCAGAAAAACTACAGGATGAGACAAAATGCCTTATCAGGGATACCAACGAATTTACACTCCAGTCTTTACTTGAAATCTACAATTTGGTGGCTGAAAAAATAATTGAGGATGATATAAACGGTTTATTCAAAAAGATGAATGTTTTTTATGAAAATTCAACTAAAAAGGCATCTGAAATGGCTGGAAAAATGGGAAGGTTTCAGTTGGTGGAAAAAAAGTTTCAGGATAGGGGTGTGAGTGATTATTTTCAAAATTCACCAACTATGGAGAAGATTTTCAGGATTTAG
- a CDS encoding DUF2098 domain-containing protein: MESVNPKNKEILVGSHVRYSGTGSAGEVLSVRSDEDGVWAKMDTTELWYNSRYLELLNEEEYTRFKSREYRRNSTKSSDEAADDKEATKKKLENIKKNLEDIDMSNELCDGGG; this comes from the coding sequence GTGGAATCAGTAAACCCGAAAAACAAAGAGATTTTAGTCGGTTCTCATGTGCGTTACAGTGGTACTGGTAGTGCAGGGGAGGTTTTAAGTGTTCGAAGTGATGAAGATGGTGTTTGGGCTAAAATGGACACCACTGAGTTATGGTACAACAGCCGTTATCTTGAACTGTTGAATGAAGAAGAGTACACTCGATTTAAAAGTAGGGAATACCGACGAAATTCTACTAAATCCAGTGATGAAGCTGCTGATGATAAGGAAGCTACTAAGAAAAAGCTGGAAAACATTAAAAAGAACCTGGAAGACATAGACATGAGCAATGAACTGTGTGATGGTGGAGGTTAA
- a CDS encoding PRC-barrel domain-containing protein: MKVSDFFGRRVLDKKANEIGKVVDMVIKPKEGVITSMIISTSDFGLTRKDLEIETADIDEVGDYLLLNVEKDELEARVEAVQKKEIQKKEKVRLDIKK; this comes from the coding sequence ATGAAAGTGAGCGACTTTTTCGGGCGAAGAGTTTTGGATAAAAAGGCTAACGAAATAGGTAAAGTTGTGGATATGGTCATAAAACCAAAGGAAGGAGTTATAACCAGTATGATCATATCAACCAGTGACTTTGGCCTCACCAGAAAAGATCTGGAGATAGAAACAGCGGATATTGATGAAGTGGGGGATTATTTACTGTTAAATGTTGAAAAGGACGAACTGGAAGCAAGGGTAGAGGCTGTTCAAAAAAAAGAGATTCAGAAAAAAGAGAAAGTTAGGCTGGATATTAAAAAATAG
- a CDS encoding CBS domain-containing protein, with protein MKYSFKIFSVFNIPVELHISFLLLMALIYGVAIFNLVPGVDLNAALLITLLFVTVVLHELAHSYVAQRYGIGIEKIVLLPIGGISAMEELPEEPGQEFRIAIAGPLVNILIALVCYGLFFVLLQSYPTIASFLNYFALVNVILGAFNLIPAYPMDGGRVLRAFLAGRMSYLQATETAASVGKFLAIIMAVVGIFWNYFLILIALFIYIGADAEYKEIMISTLLEGIKVKEIMTPQVRTVPPATQVEELMEVMFQNKHMGYPVTDGDNLLGIITFNDISRANKGDEKKPVTEFMTRDVIITHPEEPLNDALAKLSQANIGRLPVVEDNQLVGIISRTDIMRAMEILKLKK; from the coding sequence ATGAAGTATTCATTTAAGATTTTCAGTGTTTTCAACATCCCTGTGGAACTGCATATTTCATTCCTGCTTCTGATGGCCCTGATCTATGGTGTGGCCATCTTCAACCTGGTCCCTGGAGTGGATCTAAATGCAGCGTTACTAATCACCCTGCTTTTTGTTACTGTTGTTCTGCATGAATTAGCCCATTCCTATGTTGCTCAACGGTACGGTATTGGCATTGAAAAGATCGTGCTTTTACCAATTGGTGGAATTTCAGCTATGGAAGAATTGCCAGAAGAACCGGGCCAGGAGTTCAGGATCGCCATTGCCGGACCACTGGTAAACATTTTAATAGCACTGGTATGTTACGGGCTCTTTTTTGTACTGTTACAATCTTATCCTACCATTGCATCCTTCCTTAATTACTTTGCACTGGTGAATGTAATTCTGGGGGCATTCAACCTGATCCCAGCATACCCTATGGATGGTGGCAGAGTTTTACGAGCCTTTCTAGCAGGGAGAATGAGTTACCTTCAGGCCACGGAAACTGCTGCTTCAGTGGGTAAGTTCCTGGCCATAATTATGGCTGTAGTTGGTATATTCTGGAATTACTTCCTAATACTCATTGCATTATTTATTTACATTGGAGCTGATGCCGAGTACAAGGAAATAATGATTTCCACTCTCCTGGAGGGGATAAAAGTGAAGGAGATAATGACACCACAAGTGAGAACAGTGCCACCTGCAACCCAAGTGGAAGAGCTAATGGAAGTTATGTTCCAGAATAAACATATGGGTTACCCAGTTACGGATGGGGACAATCTTTTAGGTATCATAACATTCAATGACATTTCCCGGGCCAATAAAGGAGATGAAAAGAAACCTGTAACTGAATTCATGACCCGTGATGTGATCATAACCCACCCGGAAGAACCTTTAAATGATGCCCTGGCCAAGCTAAGCCAGGCAAACATAGGAAGGCTCCCTGTGGTAGAGGATAACCAGTTAGTTGGTATAATCTCCAGAACCGACATTATGCGTGCCATGGAGATACTTAAACTTAAAAAATAA
- a CDS encoding tRNA uridine(34) 5-carboxymethylaminomethyl modification radical SAM/GNAT enzyme Elp3 yields MKEAARSIINDILEGKIQNRKDLEKAKFQVCRNYKLDRFPRNSEILHMAQEGEKEIITPILKKKPTRTISGVAVVAVMCPPHKCPHGRCLYCPESTIAPPSYTGEEPAALRARMYDFHPYKQVYNRLQQLESIGHPLDKVELIIMGGTFPSRFLCFQEWFITQCLQAMTDFGVKEYKLNSDDEYTGGNIDLQGFEYLEDVQIANESSSVRCVGMTFETRPDYAKREDVDRILRMGGTRVELGVQTIYNFIYHRVERGHRVQDTVEATLVLKDSGIKVAMHLMPGLFSDQERDLRMFRRLFSDEQFKPDMLKIYPCLVTKGSKLYDLWEKGEYTPYSTEEAVKLIVEVKKILPKWVRTMRIQRDIPSQLIEAGVKKSNLGELVYNQLKEEKVQCQCIRCREVGHQAAHGIFTSKENVQLLMEKYRASEGEEIFMSMEDTQADVLLGFLRLRMPSAHAHRPEISSETALIRELHVYGPMIPLGEREDELWQHRGYGEELLKKAEEISREKYDKREILIISGIGARNYYRKFGYERKGPYMAKKLD; encoded by the coding sequence ATGAAGGAAGCCGCAAGATCCATAATAAACGATATATTGGAAGGAAAAATACAAAACAGGAAGGATCTGGAGAAGGCGAAGTTTCAGGTGTGTCGTAATTATAAACTGGACCGGTTTCCCCGTAACTCGGAGATACTTCATATGGCACAGGAAGGTGAAAAAGAAATCATCACCCCTATTTTGAAGAAAAAACCCACACGAACCATCTCTGGTGTGGCAGTGGTAGCAGTTATGTGTCCCCCACATAAATGTCCCCATGGAAGGTGTCTTTACTGCCCTGAAAGCACAATAGCCCCTCCCAGTTATACGGGGGAAGAGCCAGCAGCATTGAGGGCGAGGATGTACGATTTTCATCCTTATAAACAGGTTTACAACCGGTTACAACAATTGGAGAGCATAGGCCATCCCCTGGATAAGGTGGAACTTATAATTATGGGGGGAACCTTCCCTTCACGTTTTTTATGTTTCCAGGAATGGTTCATTACCCAGTGCCTCCAGGCAATGACTGATTTCGGGGTTAAGGAATATAAATTGAATTCTGATGATGAGTACACAGGAGGCAACATTGATCTGCAGGGATTCGAGTACCTGGAAGACGTTCAAATAGCCAATGAAAGTTCCAGTGTTCGTTGTGTCGGTATGACCTTTGAAACCAGACCAGATTATGCTAAAAGAGAGGATGTGGATCGAATACTTAGAATGGGTGGTACCAGGGTTGAGCTGGGTGTGCAAACCATTTATAACTTCATCTATCACCGGGTAGAGCGTGGCCACCGGGTGCAGGACACCGTAGAGGCCACCCTTGTTTTAAAAGACTCCGGGATTAAGGTGGCAATGCATCTCATGCCCGGCTTATTCAGTGACCAGGAGCGTGACCTGCGGATGTTCAGGAGATTATTCTCTGATGAACAGTTCAAACCAGACATGCTGAAGATCTACCCCTGCCTGGTGACCAAAGGGTCCAAACTCTATGATTTATGGGAAAAAGGAGAATACACTCCCTACTCCACTGAAGAAGCAGTCAAGCTAATAGTAGAAGTTAAGAAGATCCTGCCAAAATGGGTGCGTACCATGCGCATCCAGCGGGATATCCCCTCACAACTCATAGAAGCAGGTGTTAAAAAGTCCAACCTGGGAGAACTTGTTTATAATCAACTTAAGGAAGAAAAAGTTCAGTGCCAGTGCATCCGTTGCCGGGAAGTGGGGCATCAGGCAGCCCATGGAATATTCACCAGTAAAGAGAATGTTCAGCTTTTAATGGAGAAGTACCGGGCCAGTGAAGGGGAGGAAATATTCATGTCCATGGAAGACACACAAGCAGATGTCCTTCTCGGCTTTTTAAGGCTACGAATGCCATCAGCACATGCTCACCGTCCAGAAATCAGCTCCGAAACAGCTTTAATTCGTGAATTACATGTGTACGGCCCCATGATACCATTAGGTGAAAGGGAAGATGAACTGTGGCAGCATCGAGGTTACGGTGAAGAGTTACTCAAAAAGGCAGAAGAGATCAGCCGGGAAAAGTATGATAAAAGAGAAATTCTGATTATCAGTGGGATCGGAGCCCGTAACTATTACCGTAAATTTGGCTATGAAAGGAAGGGACCCTACATGGCAAAAAAATTAGATTAA
- the deoC gene encoding deoxyribose-phosphate aldolase translates to MISIEELAGMIDHTNVQRDATDDDIHALCQEADNYDFNCVCVTPTQADLASELLENSNTQVCVVIGFPFGVQTPRAKAFEAEEAVANGASELDMVMNIGALKSEHYSLVQADIAAVVGAARGRVVKVILETALLTRDEKIIACQLAREAGAHYVKTSTGFGVSGATVEDVRLMRETVGLEMGVKAAGGIRDLETALAMIDAGASKIGTSTGVQIMEELLEQGEKEDIF, encoded by the coding sequence ATGATATCCATAGAAGAACTGGCAGGAATGATAGACCACACCAATGTGCAGAGGGATGCCACAGATGATGATATTCACGCACTCTGCCAGGAGGCAGATAACTATGACTTTAACTGTGTCTGTGTAACACCCACCCAGGCAGATCTGGCAAGTGAACTCCTGGAAAACTCAAACACCCAGGTCTGCGTGGTGATAGGATTCCCCTTTGGAGTACAAACACCACGTGCCAAGGCCTTTGAAGCAGAGGAAGCTGTAGCCAATGGTGCCTCTGAACTGGACATGGTGATGAACATCGGCGCCCTCAAATCAGAACATTATTCCCTGGTCCAGGCTGACATCGCCGCAGTGGTGGGAGCAGCACGGGGACGCGTGGTGAAAGTTATTCTGGAAACAGCACTTCTTACCCGTGATGAAAAGATAATTGCCTGCCAGTTGGCCAGAGAGGCAGGGGCGCATTACGTTAAAACATCCACCGGATTCGGAGTAAGCGGTGCCACAGTAGAGGATGTCAGGCTCATGCGGGAGACTGTGGGACTGGAGATGGGTGTTAAAGCTGCCGGCGGTATACGGGACCTGGAAACTGCCCTGGCCATGATCGATGCAGGGGCCAGTAAAATCGGCACCTCCACCGGTGTGCAGATTATGGAAGAACTCCTGGAACAGGGCGAAAAAGAGGATATATTCTAA
- a CDS encoding cyclophilin-like fold protein, with protein sequence MEIEIEILKKETVKVLLDDRNPSTAQEFYENLPMEGEAQLWQEEVFFPIPLEHDYENPSPSADKGDVSYWPPGKAFCIFFGDSQPASDVNHIGRVVEGLEIMESVEEGDWVIIKPV encoded by the coding sequence ATGGAAATTGAAATCGAAATACTGAAAAAGGAAACTGTTAAAGTACTCCTTGATGATCGAAACCCCTCAACTGCCCAGGAATTCTATGAAAATCTCCCCATGGAAGGTGAAGCCCAGTTATGGCAGGAAGAAGTTTTCTTCCCCATTCCCCTTGAACATGACTATGAAAACCCCTCACCATCTGCGGATAAAGGAGATGTATCCTACTGGCCTCCAGGAAAGGCATTCTGTATCTTCTTCGGAGATTCCCAGCCTGCATCTGATGTGAATCATATTGGACGGGTTGTTGAAGGTTTGGAGATCATGGAGAGTGTTGAGGAGGGGGATTGGGTGATTATTAAACCCGTTTGA